The following are encoded together in the Pseudoalteromonas piscicida genome:
- the ccoP gene encoding cytochrome-c oxidase, cbb3-type subunit III — MTSFWSIWVIVLTLACLALIFGLLLWNLKNYTGVKEGESCGHEFDGIEELNNPLPKWWTYMFFATFVWSVYYLAAYPGLGNFKGFLNWTSSNQGITTLAESKKAVAEAHENGQWVQLDKEVEAAQDRFGPIFQEFAKQDVLALAKNEEALEIGQRLFSQNCAQCHGSDARGGAGFPNLTDKDWLYGGTPDKIKETLLNGRVAAMPAWQDALGDQGVKEMTAYVLSLSGRTVNQKDAAAGKAKFAMCAACHGMDGKGSVAHNLPFGAPNLTDNIWLYGGSQRAVEDTLRHGRAGVMPAWKDILGEDKVHLLTAYVYSLSQDQ; from the coding sequence ATGACTAGCTTTTGGAGTATTTGGGTTATCGTACTAACCCTAGCATGTCTAGCTCTGATTTTCGGCTTGCTGCTTTGGAACCTGAAAAACTACACAGGTGTTAAAGAAGGCGAAAGCTGCGGTCACGAGTTTGATGGTATCGAAGAATTAAACAACCCACTACCAAAATGGTGGACTTACATGTTCTTCGCAACTTTTGTTTGGTCTGTATACTATCTTGCCGCTTACCCAGGTCTTGGTAACTTTAAAGGTTTCTTGAACTGGACGAGCTCTAACCAAGGTATCACTACCTTGGCAGAGTCTAAGAAAGCAGTTGCTGAAGCACATGAAAATGGACAGTGGGTACAACTTGATAAAGAAGTTGAAGCTGCACAAGACCGCTTTGGTCCTATCTTTCAAGAGTTTGCAAAACAAGACGTACTTGCGCTTGCAAAAAATGAGGAAGCACTAGAAATCGGTCAGCGTTTATTCTCGCAAAACTGTGCTCAGTGTCACGGCTCTGATGCTCGTGGCGGTGCTGGCTTCCCTAACCTAACTGACAAAGACTGGTTATATGGCGGCACGCCTGACAAGATCAAAGAAACACTGCTTAACGGTCGTGTTGCCGCGATGCCAGCTTGGCAAGATGCACTTGGTGATCAAGGCGTAAAAGAAATGACTGCTTACGTGTTAAGCCTTTCTGGGCGTACTGTAAACCAAAAAGACGCAGCTGCTGGTAAAGCTAAGTTTGCAATGTGTGCGGCTTGTCACGGTATGGATGGTAAAGGCTCAGTTGCACATAACCTTCCGTTTGGTGCACCTAACCTAACTGACAATATCTGGTTATATGGTGGTTCTCAGCGTGCTGTTGAAGATACGCTTCGCCACGGCCGTGCCGGTGTAATGCCAGCTTGGAAAGATATCTTAGGTGAAGATAAAGTACACCTTCTAACGGCTTATGTTTACAGCCTGTCGCAAGACCAGTAA
- the ccoN gene encoding cytochrome-c oxidase, cbb3-type subunit I yields MSQTVASQTEYNYKVVRQFAIMTVIWGIVGMGVGVFIAAQLAWPALNFDIPWLTYSRLRPLHTNAVIFAFGTSALFATSYYVVQRTCQTRLFSDKLAAFTFWGWQAIIVSAAITLPLGITSSKEYAELEWPIDIAIAVVWVTYAVVFFGTLIKRKVSHIYVANWFYAGFIITVAVLHIVNSMAIPVSLTKSYSIYAGAVDAMVQWWYGHNAVGFLLTAGFLGMMYYFVPKQAGRPVYSYRLSVVHFWALVSLYIWAGPHHLHYTALPDWTQSLGMVMSVILFVPSWGGMINGIMTLSGAWHKLRTDPVLRFLVVSLSFYGMSTFEGPMMAIKSVNALSHYTDWTVGHVHSGALGWVAMISIGAIYHLIPALFGHGNMYSIKLVNTHFWLHTVGVVLYIVAMWISGVMQGLMWRAVNADGTLMYSFVQSLEASKPFYIMRFLGGVFIVVGMLVMAYNVFRTVTAKSGQLTTDANPQVA; encoded by the coding sequence ATGAGCCAAACAGTAGCATCACAAACTGAGTACAATTATAAAGTTGTACGCCAATTCGCTATCATGACAGTGATTTGGGGCATTGTTGGCATGGGTGTAGGTGTATTTATCGCAGCGCAACTTGCGTGGCCTGCGTTAAACTTCGACATTCCATGGTTAACTTACTCTAGACTTCGTCCGTTACACACGAACGCAGTAATCTTTGCATTTGGTACAAGTGCACTATTTGCAACCTCTTACTATGTTGTCCAGCGCACGTGTCAAACGCGCCTGTTCTCTGACAAACTTGCCGCATTTACCTTCTGGGGTTGGCAAGCCATCATCGTATCTGCAGCTATCACGCTTCCTCTAGGTATTACTTCTTCAAAAGAGTACGCTGAACTAGAGTGGCCGATTGATATCGCAATCGCGGTAGTATGGGTTACTTATGCTGTAGTATTCTTTGGTACTCTTATCAAGCGTAAAGTGTCACACATCTATGTAGCAAACTGGTTCTACGCTGGTTTCATTATCACTGTTGCAGTGCTTCACATTGTAAACAGTATGGCTATCCCTGTATCACTTACTAAATCTTATTCAATCTACGCAGGTGCAGTAGATGCGATGGTTCAGTGGTGGTATGGTCACAACGCAGTAGGTTTCCTACTTACCGCTGGTTTCTTAGGTATGATGTACTACTTCGTACCAAAACAAGCAGGTCGTCCAGTTTACTCTTACCGTCTATCGGTTGTTCACTTCTGGGCGCTTGTTTCTCTATATATTTGGGCAGGTCCTCACCACCTTCACTACACAGCATTACCTGACTGGACACAGTCTCTAGGTATGGTGATGTCTGTTATCCTATTCGTTCCTTCTTGGGGCGGTATGATCAACGGTATCATGACGCTGTCTGGCGCTTGGCACAAACTACGTACTGACCCGGTATTGCGTTTCCTAGTTGTATCTCTATCGTTCTACGGTATGTCTACGTTCGAAGGTCCGATGATGGCTATCAAGTCTGTAAATGCCCTTTCACACTATACCGACTGGACTGTAGGTCACGTACACTCTGGTGCACTAGGTTGGGTTGCAATGATTTCTATCGGTGCAATTTATCACCTAATCCCAGCCCTATTTGGTCACGGTAACATGTATAGCATCAAGCTAGTTAACACGCACTTCTGGCTACACACAGTTGGTGTTGTACTTTATATCGTTGCAATGTGGATCTCTGGTGTTATGCAAGGCCTAATGTGGCGCGCAGTAAATGCTGACGGCACATTAATGTATAGCTTTGTTCAGTCACTAGAAGCTTCTAAGCCTTTCTATATCATGCGATTCCTAGGCGGTGTATTCATCGTAGTAGGTATGCTGGTAATGGCTTACAACGTATTCCGTACGGTTACTGCAAAAAGTGGTCAACTTACCACTGATGCAAACCCGCAAGTGGCTTAA
- a CDS encoding cbb3-type cytochrome oxidase subunit 3: MDYGTYRGILTLVILVLFIVIVVWAYSKRSKRRFDDAANAIFEDEKKHNNTISNEEKESEK, from the coding sequence ATGGATTACGGCACATACAGAGGCATTTTGACTCTGGTAATTTTGGTACTGTTTATAGTGATTGTTGTGTGGGCATATAGCAAGCGGTCTAAGCGCCGTTTCGACGACGCTGCTAATGCCATTTTTGAAGATGAGAAAAAACACAACAACACTATCTCTAACGAGGAAAAGGAGTCTGAAAAATGA
- the ccoO gene encoding cytochrome-c oxidase, cbb3-type subunit II encodes MSNNNSTNKHEIVEKNVGLMAILTVFAISFGALVEITPLMFQKDTTQPVEGLRPLTALEMEGRDIFVREGCYNCHSQMVRPFRDEVERYGHYSVAGESVWDHPFQWGSKRTGPDLARVGQRYSDDWHYAHLMDPRSVVPESNMPGYPWLDSTKVDTTYTLKKLQVFRDAFGIDKSSDRYNGKGYGDDAELQAQVDEIHAMNGGEGATEMQALIAYLQQLGTHLK; translated from the coding sequence ATGAGCAACAATAACTCAACAAACAAACACGAAATCGTTGAAAAGAACGTTGGCCTGATGGCTATCCTAACGGTATTCGCGATTAGCTTCGGTGCACTAGTTGAAATTACTCCACTAATGTTCCAAAAAGATACCACTCAACCAGTGGAAGGCTTGCGCCCACTAACTGCGCTTGAAATGGAAGGCCGCGACATCTTCGTACGTGAAGGTTGTTACAACTGTCACTCACAAATGGTTCGTCCATTCCGTGATGAAGTTGAGCGTTATGGCCACTACTCTGTAGCTGGTGAGTCGGTATGGGATCACCCATTCCAGTGGGGTTCAAAGCGTACAGGTCCTGATTTGGCACGTGTTGGTCAGCGTTATTCTGACGACTGGCACTACGCGCACTTAATGGATCCTCGCTCTGTGGTACCTGAGTCAAATATGCCAGGTTATCCATGGCTTGATAGCACTAAAGTAGATACCACTTATACTCTGAAGAAATTACAAGTGTTCCGTGATGCATTTGGCATTGATAAGTCGTCAGACCGCTACAATGGCAAAGGCTACGGTGATGATGCTGAGTTGCAAGCGCAAGTGGATGAAATCCACGCGATGAACGGTGGCGAAGGTGCAACAGAAATGCAGGCACTTATCGCTTACTTACAGCAACTTGGCACACATTTGAAGTAA